A genomic segment from Clostridium pasteurianum BC1 encodes:
- the tatC gene encoding twin-arginine translocase subunit TatC, translating to MIKSEQIVGFAKSLEKFRKIIITMLVIVIIAASLMYFEADFIIGILEKPIHGVNLYFMAPAEGIMVKMKIAFLGGIVISFPFIAYLLIYQTGSKLTVKVRRILYFFVTPVAVLLFIGGILFGYKLLLPSTIGFLMSSGNEFMKANLSGDNYFSFIETILLAVGLIFELPLVLIALSRINIVNSKMLKGKRKIALMVSLIAVAFVAPSLDAMTFILVTLPIIGLYEISIWCVYLLEKSDKKKQLSKLKESA from the coding sequence ATGATAAAAAGTGAACAAATCGTTGGTTTTGCAAAGTCGCTGGAGAAATTTAGGAAGATAATAATAACAATGCTTGTCATTGTTATTATTGCTGCTTCACTTATGTATTTTGAGGCTGATTTTATAATAGGTATTTTAGAAAAGCCTATTCATGGAGTTAATTTATACTTTATGGCGCCAGCCGAAGGAATAATGGTGAAAATGAAGATTGCCTTTTTAGGAGGAATAGTAATTTCATTTCCCTTTATAGCATATTTATTAATTTATCAAACAGGCTCAAAATTAACTGTAAAAGTAAGAAGGATCCTTTATTTTTTTGTAACTCCAGTTGCAGTATTACTTTTTATTGGTGGAATTTTATTTGGATATAAGCTATTACTTCCTTCTACAATTGGTTTTTTGATGAGTTCTGGAAATGAATTTATGAAAGCAAATTTGTCTGGGGATAATTATTTCTCTTTTATAGAGACTATACTTTTAGCTGTAGGTCTAATTTTCGAGCTTCCACTAGTGTTAATAGCCTTATCCAGAATAAATATTGTCAATTCAAAAATGCTAAAGGGAAAACGAAAAATTGCTTTGATGGTTTCACTTATAGCTGTAGCATTTGTAGCACCTTCATTAGATGCGATGACTTTTATTTTAGTAACTTTGCCAATAATAGGACTATATGAAATCAGTATCTGGTGTGTATATCTATTAGAAAAGAGTGATAAAAAGAAGCAATTATCTAAATTAAAGGAAAGTGCTTAA
- the tatC gene encoding twin-arginine translocase subunit TatC, which yields MTNENIRDMSVVDHLSELRKRLIIIIIAIAAATGVIYEKAYYLIKFLMLPIAKFKLELVYFSLTEGFMTRMEISLFAGNIIVSPIILYELAAFINPGLSKKEKNLLYKNLFFIAILLLAGMAFGYILVLPYALSFLISYGQDYMNPLLSGSTYFNFIGIFCFFTGIVFLIPYIIILLGKLSLIN from the coding sequence ATGACTAATGAAAATATAAGAGATATGTCTGTGGTAGATCATCTTAGTGAGCTTAGAAAGAGATTGATAATTATTATAATAGCAATAGCTGCTGCCACTGGAGTTATTTATGAAAAAGCTTATTATTTAATCAAATTTTTAATGCTGCCTATAGCTAAATTTAAATTGGAGCTTGTATATTTTTCTTTAACAGAAGGTTTTATGACCAGAATGGAAATATCACTGTTCGCTGGGAATATAATTGTAAGTCCAATTATATTATATGAATTGGCTGCTTTTATTAACCCTGGATTGTCTAAAAAAGAGAAAAATCTATTATATAAAAATTTATTCTTTATAGCAATTTTACTGCTTGCTGGCATGGCTTTTGGATATATATTGGTACTGCCCTATGCTCTTAGTTTTTTAATATCCTATGGACAAGATTACATGAATCCACTGCTTTCAGGCAGTACATATTTCAATTTTATTGGTATTTTTTGTTTCTTTACCGGAATTGTATTTTTGATTCCATATATAATTATACTTTTGGGTAAGTTGTCATTAATAAATTGA
- the hypA gene encoding hydrogenase maturation nickel metallochaperone HypA: MHEVSIMENTINIISEKAKENNLKNISKITIKIGELSGVMSDSLIFAFNNLSKGTIAEGAKFLIEKVDATAMCDDCGITFEIDHFNKLCPKCNKFSTNILSGYELYVNTIEGE; this comes from the coding sequence ATGCACGAAGTTTCAATCATGGAAAATACAATAAATATTATTTCAGAAAAGGCTAAAGAAAATAATCTAAAGAATATATCTAAAATTACTATAAAAATTGGAGAACTTTCTGGAGTAATGTCTGATTCATTAATATTTGCATTTAACAATTTATCTAAAGGAACTATAGCTGAAGGTGCAAAGTTCTTAATAGAGAAAGTTGATGCCACAGCTATGTGTGATGACTGCGGTATTACATTTGAAATAGATCATTTTAATAAATTATGTCCAAAGTGTAATAAGTTTTCAACTAACATTTTAAGTGGATATGAACTCTATGTTAATACAATTGAAGGAGAATAA
- a CDS encoding HyaD/HybD family hydrogenase maturation endopeptidase, with the protein MKDTVILGIGNILLKDDGVGVYTIRELENEKLPSTIELVDGGTSTLDTLSYFLDYKKVIIVDCLKAGYEPGTIYKINPEYIKSYKSENLSIHDVQILDVAKIANMLGKFPKVTIFGIEPEKICLDTEMTETMKNKIPEVIKLLKMELDLKEKQGNVN; encoded by the coding sequence ATGAAAGATACTGTCATCCTTGGAATAGGTAATATACTTTTAAAAGATGACGGTGTAGGAGTCTATACAATAAGAGAGTTAGAGAATGAAAAGCTTCCATCTACTATAGAATTAGTAGATGGAGGTACTTCTACACTGGATACATTAAGTTATTTTCTAGATTATAAAAAAGTAATTATTGTAGACTGTTTAAAAGCTGGATATGAACCTGGTACTATATATAAGATTAATCCAGAATACATAAAAAGCTATAAAAGTGAAAATTTGTCTATACATGATGTTCAAATTTTGGATGTAGCCAAAATAGCAAATATGTTAGGTAAGTTTCCTAAGGTTACAATATTCGGAATAGAGCCTGAAAAAATATGTTTAGATACGGAAATGACAGAAACTATGAAGAATAAAATACCTGAAGTTATAAAACTTCTTAAGATGGAGTTAGATCTTAAAGAAAAGCAAGGAAATGTAAATTAG
- a CDS encoding multicopper oxidase family protein — MTISLDPKSIPKYSEQLVIPPVYEPTVIADTQTGKISHNYTVDVSEFSQQILPSGFPMTTVWGYSGAAKDPLTGTLFPNFKNAPGATFEAIRGIPINIQWVNSLTETHPLPVDPTLHWADPNGLGMVDPATVPTFPPGLAAAQSPVPIVPHLHGGETESSSDGHPDAWFTNKEAIKGSTFAKSLYTYLNTQLPSTLWYHDHTLGLTRLNVLMGLAGFYLLRDPKNPLDKPNSVLPKGKYEIPIVIQDRSFNTDGSFAFPSLGINPDIHPYWVPEFFGDTITVNGKVWPNLNVERRQYRFRVLNGSNSRFYNLQFSNKMTFSQIGSDGGYLPSPVNLTSLLLAPGERADILVDFSGVAAGNKIILGNDANAPFPTGTPADPETVGQIMQFTVLNVPAISPSASVLPAKLNTIPALKSDSPKRTLVLIELMGSAGPVEILLDGQKWSAPISELPKVGSTEDWEIVNLTPDAHPIHLHLVQFQVVARQTFQAEQYKTDWMAINGTPPFSSPTTVLPVTQYLEGNPVLPAPNEGGWKDTVRANPGEVTTIRVRFAPQDTSVDDSSPGVNLYPFRPDLGPGYVWHCHIIDHEDNEMMRPYKVIL, encoded by the coding sequence ATGACAATCTCACTTGATCCAAAATCAATACCAAAGTATAGTGAACAATTAGTAATACCGCCTGTTTATGAACCAACTGTGATAGCAGATACTCAAACAGGGAAAATAAGCCACAACTACACCGTAGATGTAAGCGAGTTTTCGCAACAAATTTTACCTTCTGGCTTCCCAATGACTACTGTATGGGGATACAGCGGGGCAGCAAAGGATCCATTGACAGGTACTTTATTTCCGAATTTTAAAAACGCTCCAGGTGCCACCTTTGAAGCAATAAGAGGTATACCAATTAATATCCAATGGGTTAACAGCCTTACAGAAACTCATCCTTTACCTGTTGACCCTACACTGCACTGGGCAGATCCTAACGGATTAGGTATGGTAGATCCAGCAACAGTTCCAACTTTTCCACCAGGTCTTGCGGCAGCACAAAGTCCTGTTCCTATAGTTCCACATTTGCATGGTGGGGAAACCGAGTCTTCATCAGATGGACATCCTGATGCATGGTTCACTAATAAAGAAGCTATAAAAGGTTCGACATTTGCTAAATCACTTTATACCTATCTTAATACGCAATTGCCATCTACTCTTTGGTATCACGACCATACATTAGGATTAACAAGACTGAATGTTTTAATGGGTCTTGCAGGTTTTTATCTTCTTAGAGATCCTAAAAATCCATTAGATAAGCCAAACTCTGTTTTACCAAAGGGCAAGTATGAAATACCTATAGTGATTCAAGATAGATCATTTAATACAGACGGTTCCTTTGCGTTTCCAAGCCTTGGAATAAACCCTGATATACATCCTTATTGGGTACCAGAATTTTTTGGTGACACTATAACGGTTAATGGAAAAGTATGGCCAAACCTTAATGTAGAAAGAAGACAGTATCGTTTTAGAGTATTAAATGGATCAAATTCAAGATTTTATAATCTCCAATTCTCTAATAAAATGACTTTTTCTCAAATAGGTAGTGATGGTGGATATCTCCCAAGTCCAGTAAATCTTACGTCCCTACTTTTAGCACCTGGAGAACGTGCTGATATACTTGTGGACTTTTCCGGAGTTGCTGCGGGTAACAAGATTATTCTTGGTAATGATGCAAATGCCCCGTTCCCTACAGGGACTCCTGCAGATCCTGAGACCGTTGGGCAAATTATGCAGTTTACTGTGTTGAATGTTCCAGCAATTTCTCCATCTGCATCTGTACTTCCAGCAAAGCTTAACACTATTCCAGCTCTAAAAAGCGATTCTCCAAAAAGAACCCTTGTATTAATTGAATTAATGGGTTCTGCTGGGCCTGTGGAAATTCTTCTTGATGGTCAAAAATGGAGCGCACCAATTTCAGAACTTCCAAAGGTTGGTTCAACCGAGGATTGGGAAATAGTTAATTTAACTCCAGATGCACACCCAATTCATTTGCATCTTGTACAATTTCAGGTTGTAGCACGTCAAACTTTCCAGGCTGAACAATATAAAACTGACTGGATGGCAATAAACGGCACGCCTCCATTTAGTAGCCCAACTACTGTGTTACCTGTTACACAATATCTGGAGGGTAATCCAGTCTTGCCTGCACCTAACGAAGGTGGATGGAAGGATACTGTTAGAGCTAATCCTGGAGAAGTTACTACAATTAGGGTTCGTTTTGCTCCACAGGACACTTCGGTTGATGACTCTTCGCCAGGCGTTAACTTGTATCCTTTCAGGCCTGATCTTGGACCAGGATACGTTTGGCACTGCCATATAATAGACCATGAGGATAATGAAATGATGAGACCATATAAAGTAATATTATAA
- a CDS encoding hydrogenase small subunit, with protein MKISRRDFLKWSAATAVALNLDLDMGKVNTVLAAETDPPVIWLNGAGCSGCTISTLNVTNPTTIDDVLLNKISLKYDTTLMTQSGDSAIQTLDQSANTYNGQFILVIEGAVPTGSSGNYCVIGEQNGTPLTMQQAVLKYGPMAKYVVAAGTCASFGGVSAASPNSTSCQSVETLLSGKTTNSVINLAGCPVHPTVMVQTLLDLILTGMPALDSNNRPTQYYGRAIHSDCPRLGTGAAGQPGVYGCYKSIGCKGPNTDNVCATMKWNNGVSFCTISNYPCIGCANPTFPTNPLW; from the coding sequence ATGAAAATTAGCAGAAGAGACTTTCTAAAGTGGTCTGCAGCTACAGCAGTAGCTCTAAATCTTGATTTAGATATGGGTAAAGTAAATACTGTACTTGCAGCAGAAACAGATCCTCCAGTTATCTGGTTAAACGGAGCTGGATGTTCAGGATGTACCATATCAACTTTAAATGTTACTAATCCAACTACTATTGATGACGTACTTTTAAACAAGATAAGTTTAAAGTATGATACTACACTTATGACACAGTCAGGGGATTCTGCAATCCAGACTCTTGATCAATCTGCAAATACCTACAATGGACAATTTATACTTGTAATTGAAGGTGCAGTACCAACAGGTTCAAGTGGAAACTATTGTGTAATTGGTGAGCAAAATGGAACACCTTTAACAATGCAGCAGGCAGTATTAAAATATGGCCCTATGGCTAAATATGTTGTAGCTGCAGGAACCTGTGCATCTTTTGGAGGCGTGTCAGCAGCTAGCCCTAATAGTACTTCCTGTCAATCAGTAGAAACACTATTAAGCGGTAAAACTACTAATTCAGTTATAAATCTTGCAGGATGCCCGGTTCATCCAACTGTTATGGTACAAACTTTACTTGATCTTATCTTAACTGGAATGCCAGCTTTAGATTCCAATAATAGACCAACTCAGTACTATGGAAGGGCTATTCACAGTGACTGTCCTAGACTTGGAACAGGAGCTGCAGGTCAGCCAGGTGTATATGGATGTTACAAAAGCATAGGATGTAAAGGGCCAAACACTGACAATGTATGTGCTACTATGAAGTGGAATAATGGAGTAAGTTTTTGTACCATATCAAATTATCCATGTATTGGTTGTGCCAATCCAACTTTTCCTACAAATCCATTGTGGTAA
- a CDS encoding Spo0E family sporulation regulatory protein-aspartic acid phosphatase yields the protein MKNLKCKLKIERRIEFLKEKLNKCIDNNLYNLNNEEILHISEELDIAIVQYIRNR from the coding sequence TTGAAAAATTTGAAATGTAAATTAAAAATTGAGAGAAGAATAGAATTTTTAAAAGAAAAACTTAACAAATGCATTGATAATAATTTATATAATCTTAATAATGAGGAAATTTTGCATATTAGTGAAGAACTTGATATTGCAATAGTTCAATATATTAGAAATAGGTAA
- a CDS encoding nickel-dependent hydrogenase large subunit, with protein sequence MSTLVLDPITRLEGHLKINVTLDSNNNVTVAQASGGLYRDFENMLLNRVPKDAAFLTQRICGLCPVSHAIASSKAIEQAAGFTPTLQGLLLRDLIQGSNYIADNLLHFYHLSLMDYVQGPQMSPWTPGYSQDYRFSSTDNQNLVNNYITALSIRRQAHEMGAIFGGKLPHVANVVPGGVTAIPSSTDISNFKNYLNTITSFITNTYQADANKLASTYGDYYSVGVGYGNLIAYGVFDTDTNGGKLFPAGTVTNGTVGSFSQTNIKEYVGYSWYSSPSGVNPASETTTPSYGKSGAYTWLKAPRYNGQPYEAGSLARTWVSGDYRHGVSVMDRHMAKYTETAKLVSNMSTWINQVVTGTSGYVNLGTPTSGSGIGLTEASRGALGHWVSVSNSTVSKYQIVTPTCWNASPADDSGNVGPIEQALIGTHVADTTQPVELLRIAHSFDPCTGCSVHVMSPEGVEMSKFIVQPLGV encoded by the coding sequence ATGAGTACATTAGTATTAGATCCAATTACAAGATTGGAAGGACACTTAAAAATTAATGTAACACTTGACTCAAATAATAATGTAACAGTAGCACAGGCTTCAGGTGGCCTTTACAGAGATTTTGAAAATATGCTTTTAAATAGAGTGCCAAAGGATGCAGCTTTTTTAACACAGAGAATATGCGGATTATGTCCAGTTTCTCATGCCATAGCCTCATCAAAGGCAATAGAGCAAGCAGCTGGATTTACACCTACTTTACAGGGATTACTTTTAAGAGATCTTATCCAGGGTTCCAACTATATAGCAGATAATCTTCTGCATTTCTATCATCTATCTTTAATGGATTATGTTCAAGGACCACAAATGTCTCCATGGACACCAGGATACAGCCAGGATTATAGATTTAGTTCAACAGATAACCAAAACCTGGTTAACAATTATATAACAGCATTATCAATAAGAAGACAAGCTCACGAAATGGGAGCAATATTTGGAGGAAAGCTTCCACACGTTGCTAATGTTGTACCAGGTGGTGTAACTGCAATACCATCCTCAACAGATATAAGCAATTTCAAGAATTATTTAAATACTATAACATCATTTATTACAAATACTTATCAGGCTGATGCTAATAAACTAGCTTCAACCTATGGTGATTACTATAGTGTAGGTGTTGGTTACGGTAATTTAATAGCTTATGGTGTCTTTGATACAGATACTAATGGAGGCAAACTGTTCCCAGCAGGTACAGTAACTAATGGAACAGTAGGAAGCTTTAGTCAGACTAATATAAAAGAATATGTAGGCTATTCCTGGTATTCCTCACCATCTGGAGTAAATCCAGCTAGTGAAACAACAACACCAAGCTACGGAAAATCAGGAGCATATACTTGGCTTAAGGCACCAAGATATAATGGACAACCTTACGAGGCAGGTTCACTAGCAAGAACTTGGGTAAGCGGAGATTATAGACATGGCGTATCAGTTATGGACAGACATATGGCAAAATATACTGAAACAGCTAAGCTTGTAAGCAATATGAGCACATGGATTAACCAAGTAGTAACTGGTACAAGCGGATATGTGAATTTGGGAACTCCAACTTCTGGAAGTGGAATAGGATTAACAGAAGCATCAAGAGGAGCTCTTGGACATTGGGTATCAGTATCAAATTCAACAGTATCAAAATATCAGATTGTTACTCCAACCTGCTGGAATGCTTCACCAGCAGATGACAGCGGAAATGTTGGTCCAATAGAACAGGCGTTAATAGGAACGCATGTAGCTGACACAACTCAGCCGGTAGAATTACTAAGAATAGCTCACTCCTTCGATCCATGTACAGGATGTTCAGTACACGTAATGTCACCAGAAGGAGTAGAAATGTCTAAGTTTATAGTACAACCTTTAGGAGTTTAA
- a CDS encoding YibE/F family protein → MLSKVFSNKFINIKRIIIIILALGFFIFLYFFNQVNKVELTNQKGTSFDKAVVEEVVKDNIQKDGSRVGNQDVRVKMLSGAMKGKILNATSFSGYLYGADCKKNMKVIVSLSKSQNNYAASVYSYDREPILYGFVGLFILILWLIGGRKGFKSAIALIFTFICVIFLFIPMLYKGYSPFLAAVIVGILTTIVTMYLIAGLSVKTIASILGTVMGVVIAGIFATGFGYFAKISGYNVTEVEELVYLGAKAHLDVGGILFAGILIASLGAVMDVSISVASTINEIYDKNTELTSRELFASGINVGRDMMGTMSNTLILAFTGGAINTLILIYSYDMKYNQIVNMYSVGIEVMQGISGSIAVILTVPLVSFITSKLLKSKVIKDLYIGKI, encoded by the coding sequence ATGCTTTCAAAAGTATTTAGTAATAAATTCATTAATATTAAAAGAATAATTATAATTATATTAGCATTAGGATTTTTTATATTCTTATATTTTTTTAATCAAGTGAATAAGGTAGAATTAACTAATCAAAAGGGTACAAGTTTTGATAAAGCTGTGGTCGAAGAGGTTGTAAAGGATAATATACAAAAGGATGGATCACGTGTTGGAAACCAAGATGTAAGAGTTAAGATGTTAAGTGGTGCTATGAAAGGGAAAATATTAAATGCCACTAGTTTTTCAGGATATCTCTATGGGGCAGATTGTAAAAAAAACATGAAGGTTATAGTTTCATTAAGTAAATCGCAAAATAATTATGCAGCTTCTGTTTATAGTTATGATAGAGAACCAATTTTATATGGTTTTGTTGGATTATTTATTCTAATACTTTGGCTAATTGGAGGTAGAAAAGGATTTAAATCAGCTATAGCCCTTATATTTACATTTATTTGCGTAATATTTTTATTCATACCAATGCTGTATAAAGGATATTCACCATTTTTAGCTGCTGTCATTGTAGGAATTTTAACTACTATAGTTACAATGTACTTAATTGCTGGTTTAAGTGTAAAGACAATAGCATCTATTTTAGGAACAGTTATGGGTGTAGTTATAGCGGGGATCTTCGCCACTGGATTTGGCTATTTTGCAAAAATATCAGGTTATAATGTAACAGAAGTTGAGGAATTAGTATATTTGGGAGCTAAGGCACATTTAGATGTAGGTGGTATTCTATTTGCAGGAATACTTATAGCTTCATTAGGTGCAGTTATGGATGTCAGTATTTCAGTTGCATCAACTATAAATGAAATTTATGATAAAAATACTGAATTAACAAGTAGAGAACTTTTTGCATCTGGAATAAATGTGGGTAGAGATATGATGGGCACTATGTCAAATACTCTTATATTAGCTTTTACTGGTGGTGCTATTAATACTTTAATTTTAATCTATTCCTATGATATGAAATATAATCAAATTGTTAATATGTATTCCGTTGGAATAGAGGTTATGCAAGGAATTTCTGGAAGTATAGCGGTTATTTTAACAGTGCCTCTAGTGTCCTTTATAACATCAAAATTACTTAAAAGTAAAGTTATAAAAGATTTATATATAGGTAAAATATGA
- a CDS encoding Sec-independent protein translocase subunit TatA/TatB, which produces MPRIGFPELIVILVIALVVFGPGKLPTVGKSIGEAINEFKKASNEITKGSTTEGNATVAKAEAKAEEKKAE; this is translated from the coding sequence ATGCCAAGAATAGGATTTCCAGAGTTAATTGTTATTTTAGTAATAGCTTTAGTGGTTTTCGGACCGGGAAAGCTTCCAACAGTAGGAAAATCAATAGGAGAGGCAATTAATGAGTTCAAGAAAGCTTCAAATGAAATTACCAAAGGAAGTACTACTGAGGGTAACGCTACTGTAGCAAAGGCAGAAGCAAAGGCAGAAGAAAAGAAAGCAGAGTAG
- a CDS encoding BhlA/UviB family holin-like peptide, whose amino-acid sequence MESNILKLAASQGIWALLAVILIYYILKAQEKRDLNQEIREKNYQNIILNLTKEFEAIEDVKKNIIIIREHIDKKNKDYIS is encoded by the coding sequence ATGGAAAGTAATATATTAAAACTAGCTGCATCTCAAGGAATATGGGCATTATTAGCTGTAATATTGATATATTATATTTTAAAAGCTCAAGAAAAAAGGGATTTAAATCAAGAGATTAGAGAAAAAAATTATCAAAATATAATTTTAAATTTAACAAAAGAATTTGAGGCAATAGAAGATGTAAAAAAAAATATTATTATAATTAGAGAACATATAGATAAAAAAAATAAGGATTATATTTCTTAA
- a CDS encoding HypC/HybG/HupF family hydrogenase formation chaperone, whose translation MCLAVPGKVLKIDNYKGVVEIGNMKREVFMHLIPDIKVGQYVLVHAGCAIETIDEEEAAKTLEIIKELSENEIC comes from the coding sequence ATGTGCTTAGCCGTTCCAGGCAAGGTTTTAAAAATAGATAACTATAAAGGTGTTGTAGAAATAGGAAATATGAAAAGAGAAGTATTTATGCACCTTATTCCTGATATAAAGGTTGGACAATATGTTTTAGTTCATGCAGGCTGCGCAATTGAAACAATTGATGAGGAAGAAGCAGCAAAAACTCTGGAAATAATAAAGGAGCTATCAGAAAATGAAATATGTTGA
- the srtB gene encoding class B sortase, which produces MNRRVKIIINVVLTLVIVICIFSIGYKYFQYYRDSKNYSKVQIFKPKVQQNAGDNSNEDNLKRINSDYKMWFSVTGTDINYPVVQGKDNEFYLHNNFYREKSDSGTIFIDYRNNIDSDKNIIIYGHNMKNGTMFNKINDFKKEDNFKNGTIKILKNNKEYTYEVFSVFTVNENYVDLKINFVSDQDYINYINYLKQKSMYKKDIENNYNNILTLYTCSYEFNGARTIVCAVLK; this is translated from the coding sequence ATGAATAGACGCGTAAAAATCATTATAAATGTAGTTTTAACTTTGGTAATAGTAATTTGTATTTTTAGTATAGGTTATAAATATTTTCAATACTATAGAGATAGTAAAAATTATTCCAAAGTTCAAATCTTTAAACCAAAGGTACAACAAAATGCTGGAGACAATTCTAATGAAGACAATTTAAAGCGTATTAATTCAGATTATAAAATGTGGTTTAGTGTTACTGGTACAGATATAAACTATCCCGTTGTACAAGGAAAAGATAATGAATTTTATCTACATAATAATTTTTATAGAGAAAAGAGCGACTCTGGAACTATTTTTATTGATTATAGAAATAATATCGATTCAGATAAAAATATTATTATTTATGGCCATAATATGAAAAATGGAACTATGTTTAATAAAATAAATGATTTTAAAAAAGAAGATAATTTTAAAAATGGAACGATAAAAATTTTAAAGAATAATAAAGAATATACTTATGAAGTTTTTTCTGTATTTACAGTAAATGAAAATTATGTTGACTTGAAAATTAATTTTGTTTCAGATCAAGATTACATAAATTATATTAATTATTTGAAACAAAAATCTATGTATAAAAAAGATATTGAAAATAATTACAATAATATATTAACTTTATATACTTGCAGCTATGAATTTAATGGAGCGAGAACTATCGTATGCGCAGTTTTAAAATAA
- the hypB gene encoding hydrogenase nickel incorporation protein HypB: MSEIKVVTNILQTNDEITAKNKEILDEKGIYVINLMSSPGSGKTSILEKVISKLKDDIKIAVIEGDIYTTKDAERIEAQGVPVVQINTGGACHLDGDMIKNSLNSLNLDEVNLLVIENVGNLVCPAEFEIGEDIKICVLSTTEGNDKPLKYPLMFEKSSAVILNKIDLMPFTNFNREEFYRDVKSLNANAITFETSCVKDEGLDELCVWLKDRIIEKRK, from the coding sequence ATGAGTGAAATTAAGGTAGTAACAAATATACTTCAAACCAATGACGAAATAACTGCAAAGAATAAAGAAATATTAGATGAAAAAGGCATATATGTAATCAATTTAATGAGTTCACCTGGTTCAGGTAAAACTTCAATACTTGAAAAAGTTATTTCAAAACTTAAAGATGATATAAAAATTGCGGTTATTGAAGGAGATATTTACACAACAAAGGATGCAGAGAGAATTGAAGCACAGGGAGTACCAGTTGTACAAATTAATACAGGCGGAGCCTGCCATTTAGATGGAGATATGATTAAGAATTCACTTAATTCATTAAATTTAGATGAGGTTAATCTGCTTGTTATAGAAAACGTAGGTAATCTTGTATGCCCAGCTGAATTTGAGATTGGTGAGGACATAAAGATATGCGTTTTAAGTACTACTGAAGGAAATGATAAACCACTTAAATATCCGCTGATGTTTGAAAAAAGCAGCGCAGTTATTTTAAATAAAATAGATTTAATGCCCTTTACTAATTTTAATAGAGAAGAATTTTATAGAGACGTAAAATCTTTAAATGCTAATGCTATCACATTTGAAACAAGCTGTGTAAAAGATGAAGGATTAGATGAATTGTGTGTATGGCTGAAAGACAGGATTATTGAGAAGAGAAAGTAA
- a CDS encoding sigma-70 family RNA polymerase sigma factor: MRNLFNLVKEAQLDNKDSMLAIIEKFNPLIKKYSRKLNYDGANSDLIIALIETIRAIPIFTNDALKKEQYIVGYINTSIRRKYIRLSKKNIEIINKETELDIDILLKNTTEESQDLIDNCIFLNALLDNLSQYQHDIINRLFICNISEVDLARQLNISRQSVNRIKNRALNNLRKLALE, encoded by the coding sequence ATGAGAAATTTATTTAATTTAGTAAAAGAAGCACAGTTAGACAATAAGGATTCTATGTTAGCTATTATAGAAAAATTTAATCCATTAATAAAAAAATATAGTAGAAAATTAAATTATGATGGTGCAAATAGCGATTTAATAATAGCTTTAATAGAAACAATAAGAGCTATTCCTATATTTACAAATGATGCTTTGAAAAAAGAACAATATATAGTTGGATATATTAATACTTCTATTAGACGTAAATATATTAGACTTTCTAAAAAAAATATAGAGATAATTAATAAAGAAACGGAATTAGATATAGATATTCTTTTAAAAAATACAACAGAAGAAAGTCAAGATTTAATAGATAATTGTATTTTTTTAAACGCTTTATTAGACAATCTATCTCAATATCAACATGATATTATAAATAGACTTTTTATTTGTAATATATCGGAAGTTGATTTGGCGAGACAACTAAATATATCTAGACAATCTGTAAATAGAATAAAGAACAGGGCTTTAAATAATTTAAGAAAATTAGCTCTTGAATAG